One segment of Corynebacterium caspium DSM 44850 DNA contains the following:
- the aroB gene encoding 3-dehydroquinate synthase, whose translation MEHHPLAAANAGALQPTKIAVNGPQPYEVTIGFGLDSELLSVIQQLGAQQALLLHQPTVTAHAQKIAAALESTGLQISLLELPDAEEAKSIAVLSAVWDRCAELGLNRRDLIVGLGGGAMTDLAGFVAATWMRGIKVVHISTSLLGGVDAAVGGKTGINTAAGKNLVGAFHEPAAVLIDVEHMRSLPLKETISGSAEIIKTGFIADPTILDLYEKDPASCLQVGPVMQELIEKSVAVKAQVVSQDLKESGLREILNYGHTFAHAVEKCENYQWRHGNAVAVGMMFIAYLSEARGLIDAALVARHRQILESVGLPTTYAPGHFEKLYEAMLHDKKNRDGQIRFVALDGAVGKTTRIAGPSKAELEAAYQRLTHPVRT comes from the coding sequence ATGGAACATCACCCTTTGGCAGCTGCTAATGCTGGAGCACTACAGCCTACAAAAATAGCGGTTAATGGTCCGCAGCCTTATGAGGTCACCATTGGCTTTGGTCTAGATTCAGAATTACTTTCGGTAATACAGCAGTTGGGTGCCCAGCAGGCTTTGCTATTGCATCAGCCCACAGTTACTGCCCACGCCCAAAAAATTGCGGCGGCACTGGAATCCACTGGCTTGCAGATTTCGCTTCTGGAACTTCCAGATGCCGAGGAAGCGAAATCTATCGCAGTTCTGTCAGCAGTATGGGATCGGTGTGCTGAACTAGGGCTTAACCGACGAGACCTCATCGTGGGTCTTGGTGGGGGTGCGATGACTGACTTGGCTGGTTTTGTGGCTGCAACTTGGATGCGCGGCATAAAGGTAGTACATATTTCTACCTCTTTGCTAGGTGGGGTCGATGCCGCAGTTGGGGGAAAAACTGGCATTAATACTGCGGCTGGAAAGAATCTAGTAGGGGCTTTTCATGAACCAGCAGCGGTGCTAATAGATGTTGAGCATATGCGTTCTTTGCCGCTTAAAGAGACCATTTCAGGTTCTGCGGAGATCATTAAAACTGGTTTTATTGCGGATCCAACAATTCTTGATTTATATGAAAAGGATCCGGCATCCTGTTTACAGGTAGGACCGGTAATGCAGGAGCTGATTGAAAAATCTGTAGCGGTAAAAGCCCAGGTAGTAAGCCAGGATTTAAAAGAATCTGGGCTGCGCGAAATCTTAAATTACGGGCATACTTTTGCTCATGCAGTGGAAAAATGTGAAAACTATCAGTGGCGTCATGGTAATGCGGTGGCTGTGGGCATGATGTTTATTGCTTATCTTTCTGAGGCGCGCGGTTTAATTGATGCTGCTTTAGTAGCTAGACACCGCCAAATATTGGAATCTGTGGGTTTGCCTACTACTTATGCACCAGGGCATTTCGAAAAGCTTTATGAAGCTATGCTCCATGATAAGAAAAATCGCGATGGCCAAATCCGATTTGTCGCCCTAGATGGTGCGGTAGGTAAAACTACTCGTATTGCCGGGCCTAGTAAAGCGGAACTGGAAGCGGCTTATCAGCGTTTAACCCACCCAGTGAGGACCTGA
- the aroQ gene encoding type II 3-dehydroquinate dehydratase, with product MQKILVINGPNLNRLGKRQPEIYGHTTLNDVEEMLKKAAQQLNVQLSFLQSNFEGVVLERIHAAADANEAIIINPGAWTHTSVALRDALAEIAAGPGFVEVHISNVHAREPFRQHSYLSAIARGVIAGLGVYGYVAALNYLAQER from the coding sequence ATGCAGAAAATTTTGGTTATAAATGGTCCTAATTTGAATCGTTTAGGTAAAAGGCAACCAGAAATATATGGGCATACCACTCTTAATGATGTAGAAGAGATGCTAAAAAAAGCAGCACAGCAGCTAAACGTGCAGCTCAGCTTCCTGCAAAGCAATTTTGAAGGAGTGGTATTAGAACGTATTCACGCCGCAGCCGACGCCAATGAAGCAATAATAATCAACCCTGGAGCCTGGACACATACTTCTGTGGCGCTTAGGGATGCGCTGGCAGAAATCGCTGCTGGTCCTGGTTTTGTGGAAGTGCATATTTCTAATGTGCATGCTCGGGAACCTTTTAGACAGCACAGTTATTTATCTGCAATTGCCCGTGGTGTCATCGCTGGTCTGGGAGTTTATGGATATGTGGCGGCCTTAAATTATTTAGCGCAAGAACGCTAG
- a CDS encoding M24 family metallopeptidase has translation MALADQRFSKRRRAIAAQLASKRIDALLVTSSVGLRYFSGFTGSNGALLIPKDLRAKIATDGRYTTQIAAEVPDIAAIIARPPAEALLETLNGYVRVGFEANTVTYEQLQQFARAAGDEVALIPVSGEIEQLRAIKDPVELQSLREVAALATEAFEELIAAGGIAPGRTELEVAADLEYRMRSKGAQRPSFDTIVASGPNGAMPHHSAGKRILATGDLVTIDFGAYLDGYNSDMTRTVGLGKISSELEELYDLVYQAQIAGVAAALPGTSLAEVDKTCRDIIEEAGFGQYFNHSTGHGIGLEVHEYPWAATSGTGELVENQTLTIEPGIYIPGKGGVRIEDTLIITAGKPETITTAPKELRLL, from the coding sequence ATGGCTTTAGCAGATCAGAGATTTTCCAAGCGTCGGCGCGCAATAGCTGCACAGTTGGCTAGTAAACGGATTGACGCCTTATTAGTTACTAGCTCAGTGGGATTGCGATATTTTTCTGGATTTACCGGCTCCAATGGGGCGCTATTAATTCCTAAAGATTTAAGAGCAAAAATTGCCACTGACGGCCGGTATACCACCCAAATTGCTGCGGAAGTTCCAGATATTGCCGCAATAATTGCCCGGCCACCTGCAGAAGCATTATTAGAAACTCTAAACGGATATGTCCGGGTAGGTTTTGAAGCTAATACCGTAACTTATGAACAACTGCAGCAATTTGCTCGCGCCGCTGGTGATGAAGTGGCCTTAATTCCAGTATCTGGCGAAATTGAGCAATTACGCGCGATCAAAGACCCAGTGGAGTTGCAATCGCTAAGAGAAGTGGCAGCTTTAGCGACCGAGGCTTTTGAAGAGTTGATCGCTGCAGGTGGGATCGCCCCAGGGCGCACTGAATTAGAAGTAGCTGCGGATTTGGAATACCGGATGCGCAGCAAAGGGGCACAACGCCCCAGTTTCGATACCATCGTGGCTTCTGGCCCTAATGGAGCAATGCCGCATCACAGTGCCGGAAAGCGAATTTTAGCCACTGGCGATCTAGTCACCATTGATTTTGGGGCCTATTTAGATGGCTATAATTCTGATATGACCAGGACAGTGGGGCTAGGTAAAATTTCTAGCGAATTAGAAGAGCTCTATGACCTGGTATATCAAGCCCAAATTGCCGGTGTTGCAGCCGCACTGCCAGGTACTTCGCTGGCAGAGGTTGACAAAACCTGTCGCGATATTATCGAAGAAGCTGGCTTTGGGCAGTACTTCAATCATTCCACTGGGCACGGGATTGGTTTAGAGGTACATGAATATCCGTGGGCTGCCACCAGCGGTACTGGGGAGCTGGTAGAGAATCAAACTCTAACTATCGAACCAGGTATTTATATCCCAGGAAAAGGCGGAGTGCGTATTGAAGATACCTTAATTATTACCGCTGGAAAGCCTGAAACTATCACCACTGCACCTAAAGAGCTGCGCCTACTGTAG
- the efp gene encoding elongation factor P encodes MATTADFKNGLVLLIDGKLQQIVEFQHVKPGKGPAFVRTKLRDVVSGKNIDKTWNAGVKVETATVDRRDMTYLYNDGTNYVVMDDKTYEQVELAREKFGKAADFLLENMRVQVSFHEGEPLFAELPISVDLKIEHTDPGLQGDRSTGGTKPATLETGAEIQVPLFLETGTTVKVDTRTGEYLSRVTN; translated from the coding sequence GTGGCAACTACTGCCGACTTTAAAAATGGTCTTGTACTGCTAATTGATGGCAAATTACAGCAGATCGTCGAATTCCAGCACGTCAAGCCAGGTAAAGGTCCCGCCTTTGTGCGCACCAAGCTACGCGATGTAGTTTCTGGCAAAAATATTGATAAGACTTGGAATGCTGGCGTCAAAGTGGAAACCGCTACTGTTGATCGTCGCGATATGACTTATCTATATAATGACGGCACCAATTATGTGGTTATGGATGACAAGACCTATGAGCAAGTGGAGCTAGCCCGCGAGAAATTCGGCAAGGCTGCAGACTTCTTGCTTGAAAATATGCGCGTTCAGGTTTCCTTCCACGAAGGCGAACCCCTATTCGCAGAGCTTCCCATCTCTGTAGATCTAAAAATCGAACACACTGATCCCGGCCTGCAGGGCGATCGCTCTACTGGCGGCACCAAGCCTGCCACCCTAGAAACTGGGGCAGAAATCCAGGTTCCGCTATTCTTGGAAACTGGTACCACTGTAAAAGTAGATACTCGCACCGGCGAATATCTCTCCCGAGTAACTAACTAA
- the nusB gene encoding transcription antitermination factor NusB: MTKPENKFRRHGARYRARRRAVDILFEAEARDVDPVAVADDRANLAIDPANAVAPVAPYTREIVIGVAEHLDEIDEIIEAHLLETWELERLPAVDRAILRMSTWELLFNKDVPWKTAIVEGVELAAEYGAEPAHDYIHAALDEIAKKRNSLGINLPEVAVAAPDFFIGDPADETEVEAEVEAEPEAEASPDSTPDPDPTPDPAPAAE, from the coding sequence GTGACGAAACCTGAAAATAAATTCCGCCGTCATGGTGCCCGCTATCGGGCCCGACGTCGGGCGGTAGACATCCTCTTCGAAGCTGAAGCTCGCGATGTTGATCCCGTAGCAGTAGCCGATGATCGAGCCAATCTTGCCATTGATCCGGCAAATGCAGTGGCGCCAGTTGCTCCGTATACCCGCGAGATCGTTATTGGGGTAGCAGAGCACTTAGATGAAATCGACGAGATCATCGAAGCTCATTTGCTAGAAACTTGGGAATTAGAACGCCTTCCAGCTGTTGACCGCGCTATCTTGCGCATGTCTACCTGGGAATTACTCTTTAATAAAGATGTTCCCTGGAAGACCGCCATTGTCGAAGGCGTGGAACTGGCCGCTGAATACGGCGCAGAACCAGCACATGATTATATTCATGCAGCCTTAGATGAGATTGCTAAAAAACGCAATAGCTTAGGAATTAATCTTCCAGAAGTTGCTGTAGCTGCTCCGGATTTCTTCATCGGAGATCCAGCGGATGAAACAGAGGTGGAAGCGGAAGTGGAAGCGGAGCCAGAAGCGGAAGCATCTCCGGATTCAACCCCGGATCCAGATCCAACCCCGGATCCAGCTCCGGCCGCCGAATAA
- a CDS encoding YbjN domain-containing protein, whose translation MTATDIPPDSPVRPVELAQIAEILDTEHLHYFDYTPETASLKTIFNGLEIQISLTQNPLYLVLRTTWEHPISSSEAPKLLAVTNEWNQTQIMPTLSFYEKDSELYTVFIRTIFAEEGLSNHQLAFNLLSSIEAMAPPLAWLNTQFPTENLSNTAKASTNE comes from the coding sequence ATGACCGCTACCGACATTCCCCCAGATTCTCCTGTTCGCCCGGTAGAGCTTGCCCAAATTGCCGAGATTCTAGATACCGAACACCTTCATTATTTCGATTACACCCCCGAAACTGCCTCTTTAAAAACTATTTTCAACGGCTTAGAAATCCAGATATCTTTAACCCAAAATCCTCTTTATTTGGTCTTGAGAACCACCTGGGAACACCCTATTTCTAGCTCTGAAGCGCCGAAACTGCTAGCTGTCACCAATGAGTGGAACCAAACTCAAATCATGCCTACTTTGAGTTTTTATGAAAAAGACAGCGAACTATATACCGTCTTTATTCGCACCATATTTGCAGAAGAAGGTTTAAGTAACCATCAGCTGGCCTTTAATCTGCTTAGCAGTATCGAAGCAATGGCACCACCACTTGCTTGGTTAAACACGCAATTCCCAACCGAAAATCTCAGTAATACTGCTAAGGCCAGCACTAATGAATAA
- the pyrR gene encoding bifunctional pyr operon transcriptional regulator/uracil phosphoribosyltransferase PyrR, producing MSRENGIVATVDLLTQEDVARTISRIAHQIIEKTALDSPDAPRVVMLGIPSGGVPLAERLAKRVEDFTGVKIPSGALDITLYRDDLQAGPHRSLKETTIPPGGIDNTTVILVDDVLYSGRTIRAALDALRDIGRPAMVQLAVLIDRGHRELPIRADYVGKNMPTSQEESVNVLIAEIDGRDAVTLTPRTSLLAPDSQAVSAAGSEVAASAPTENQVVK from the coding sequence ATGAGCAGAGAAAACGGCATTGTGGCAACTGTCGACCTGTTAACTCAGGAAGATGTTGCTCGTACAATTTCGCGTATCGCACATCAAATAATTGAAAAAACTGCGCTCGACTCCCCGGATGCTCCCCGGGTAGTCATGTTGGGCATCCCTTCTGGGGGTGTGCCTTTGGCTGAGCGCTTGGCTAAGCGAGTAGAGGACTTTACGGGGGTGAAAATTCCCTCCGGTGCTTTAGATATCACGTTATATCGTGATGATCTCCAAGCTGGGCCTCATCGCAGCCTTAAAGAAACCACCATTCCACCTGGTGGAATTGATAATACGACCGTAATTTTGGTTGATGACGTCCTATATTCGGGTCGTACTATTAGAGCTGCCTTAGATGCTTTGCGCGATATTGGACGTCCCGCAATGGTGCAGCTAGCAGTATTGATTGATCGTGGACATCGCGAATTACCCATCCGCGCTGATTATGTGGGCAAAAATATGCCTACCTCTCAAGAGGAATCAGTAAATGTCTTAATAGCTGAAATTGACGGCCGCGATGCAGTAACCCTAACCCCGCGCACTTCCTTATTGGCACCTGATTCCCAAGCTGTGTCCGCAGCAGGATCAGAAGTTGCCGCTAGCGCTCCTACGGAAAATCAGGTGGTAAAGTGA
- a CDS encoding aspartate carbamoyltransferase catalytic subunit has product MKHLININDLTKDEIVMLMDEADRFRNALDGREMKKLPTLRGRTIFSLFYENSTRTRASFETAGKWLSADVINISASSSSVAKGESLADTGHTLAAIGADAIIIRHPSSGAPKNLLQALSAAGNPVPAIINAGDGSHQHPTQALLDAVTMRQRLGRIEGLKVLIVGDCLHSRVVRSNVDLLSKLGAEIVLVAPPSLLPYGVAQWPVRTTSDFDAEIPDADVVMMLRVQAERMHGGFYPSHREYATLFGLSKSRSAMMKDTAIVMHPGPMLRGMEINYDVADQPHTAIAQQVHNGVHVRMAVLFTLLANNSSRGF; this is encoded by the coding sequence GTGAAACATCTCATCAATATCAATGATTTGACTAAAGATGAGATTGTTATGTTAATGGATGAGGCAGATCGTTTCCGCAATGCCCTTGATGGCCGGGAAATGAAGAAACTGCCCACCTTGCGTGGCCGTACTATTTTTAGTCTTTTTTACGAAAATTCCACCCGTACTCGTGCCTCTTTTGAGACGGCTGGAAAATGGTTAAGTGCTGATGTTATTAATATTTCAGCTTCCTCTTCTTCGGTGGCAAAAGGGGAATCATTAGCAGATACTGGGCATACTTTGGCCGCAATTGGGGCCGATGCCATAATTATTCGCCATCCTTCTTCGGGTGCTCCTAAAAATCTTTTGCAAGCATTAAGCGCTGCTGGGAATCCAGTTCCTGCGATTATTAATGCCGGTGATGGTTCGCATCAGCATCCCACTCAGGCTTTACTTGATGCGGTGACAATGCGCCAGCGTTTGGGTCGTATCGAGGGCCTAAAGGTGCTAATTGTGGGGGATTGTTTACACTCTCGAGTGGTGCGCTCCAATGTGGATTTGCTTTCCAAACTTGGAGCCGAAATCGTGCTGGTGGCCCCACCTTCGCTTTTGCCTTATGGGGTAGCGCAGTGGCCGGTGCGAACCACTTCTGATTTTGATGCAGAAATTCCTGATGCTGATGTCGTAATGATGTTGCGTGTGCAAGCAGAAAGAATGCACGGTGGTTTTTATCCTTCGCATCGTGAATACGCAACTTTATTTGGGCTCTCTAAATCGCGTTCGGCCATGATGAAAGACACCGCGATTGTGATGCACCCTGGGCCGATGTTGCGCGGTATGGAAATCAATTATGACGTGGCTGATCAGCCGCATACCGCTATTGCTCAACAGGTGCACAACGGTGTGCATGTGCGCATGGCAGTGCTATTTACTTTGCTGGCTAATAATAGCTCGCGTGGATTCTAA
- a CDS encoding dihydroorotase, translating to MTKETVLLSQVRPYGEGEPVNVLLKDGIIADLDAAPDTPADRIIAANGAVLLPGLVDMHVHLREPGREDTETIATGSQAAARGGFTAVFTMANTNPVMDQPVIAESVWMKGQALGICDVHPVGSITQGLEGKTLTEFGMMKNSAAKVRMFSDDGKCVSDPRVMRRALEYTRDMDVLLAQHAEDPRLTEFAVAHEGAKAAELGLAGWPRVAEESIVIRDALLARDYGNRIHICHASTIGTVELIRWAKSQNIPLSAEVTPHHLLLTDELLETYDGQYRVNPPLREHHDTLALQEALLDGTLDCVATDHAPHGSEEKCCEFDKAKPGMLGLETSLAIIAKLFVESGRADWRFVAKIMSERPAEITKLPDHGRPIAVGEPANLSLVDPQRPWTVSGEDLQSKAANTPYEGFKFNAQVVATILRGSITYNGLA from the coding sequence ATGACTAAAGAAACTGTGCTCTTATCGCAAGTTCGCCCCTATGGGGAAGGTGAACCGGTAAATGTGCTGCTAAAAGACGGCATTATAGCTGATTTAGATGCTGCGCCAGATACTCCAGCAGACCGAATTATTGCAGCTAATGGAGCAGTTTTACTTCCCGGCTTAGTAGATATGCATGTGCATTTACGGGAGCCAGGTCGTGAAGATACTGAAACTATTGCCACTGGTTCCCAAGCTGCGGCGCGTGGTGGTTTTACTGCCGTATTTACTATGGCTAATACCAATCCAGTAATGGATCAGCCAGTTATTGCTGAAAGCGTGTGGATGAAGGGCCAAGCCCTGGGGATTTGCGATGTTCATCCGGTTGGTTCCATCACTCAAGGGCTGGAGGGAAAAACTCTCACTGAATTTGGCATGATGAAGAATTCCGCTGCCAAAGTGCGGATGTTTTCTGATGACGGAAAATGTGTCTCTGATCCCCGCGTGATGCGCAGAGCTTTGGAATATACCCGCGATATGGATGTACTTTTAGCGCAGCACGCGGAAGATCCTCGGCTCACAGAATTTGCGGTGGCACACGAAGGTGCCAAAGCTGCTGAATTAGGTTTAGCGGGCTGGCCGCGCGTAGCGGAGGAATCAATTGTGATTCGCGATGCGCTATTGGCTCGTGATTATGGAAATCGTATCCATATTTGCCATGCTTCAACTATTGGAACTGTGGAATTAATCCGCTGGGCTAAGTCGCAAAATATTCCACTTTCGGCTGAAGTTACCCCCCATCATCTCCTGCTAACTGATGAACTTTTAGAAACTTATGATGGGCAGTATCGGGTTAATCCGCCGCTGCGTGAACACCATGACACCTTGGCTTTACAAGAGGCCTTATTAGATGGCACCTTGGATTGTGTAGCTACAGATCACGCCCCGCATGGGTCGGAAGAAAAATGCTGCGAATTCGATAAAGCCAAGCCAGGTATGTTGGGGCTAGAAACTTCACTGGCAATTATTGCCAAGCTTTTTGTGGAAAGTGGCCGGGCGGACTGGCGCTTTGTGGCTAAAATAATGAGCGAGCGTCCCGCTGAAATTACTAAATTGCCTGATCATGGCCGTCCAATAGCAGTAGGTGAGCCCGCAAATCTGAGCTTGGTTGATCCCCAGCGTCCGTGGACTGTAAGTGGTGAAGACCTGCAATCCAAAGCCGCTAATACTCCTTATGAAGGTTTTAAATTCAATGCCCAGGTAGTGGCAACAATTTTGCGTGGTTCCATTACTTATAACGGCTTGGCTTAA
- the carA gene encoding glutamine-hydrolyzing carbamoyl-phosphate synthase small subunit, whose protein sequence is MTIPEYNHPEENSALLVLADGTVFPGQALGATGEVLGEAVFNTAMTGYQETLTDPSYHRQLVCFSAPQIGNTGWNKQDSESQGDRIWVAGIIIRDLSAQVSNWRASHSLEEELKTQQIVGIRGVDTRSLVRRLRSAGSISAGIFSGPLAKAPIAELVAKVKNQPSMSGANLTADVTTAKAYEVAPLSGPAIATVVALDMGIKSTTPYRFAQRGIRTIVVPADSSFAEIAAYNPDGVFVSNGPGDPATADSTVKLIQEVLNSDIPFFGICFGNQLLGRALGMKTYKLLYGHRGINVPVRNLDTGKIDITSQNHGFALQSPTQTPGESFETPYGLARITHICLNDGVVEGIALNSGRAFSVQYHPEAAAGPHDADPLFDQFIALMTSSTAAKTAVQQ, encoded by the coding sequence GTGACTATTCCAGAATATAATCATCCCGAAGAAAATTCAGCGCTTTTAGTATTGGCAGATGGGACGGTATTTCCTGGTCAAGCTTTAGGAGCCACCGGGGAAGTACTGGGGGAAGCCGTATTTAATACTGCCATGACTGGTTATCAGGAAACGCTTACTGATCCCTCTTATCATCGTCAATTAGTTTGCTTTAGTGCTCCGCAAATTGGCAATACTGGGTGGAATAAGCAAGATAGTGAATCCCAAGGGGATCGGATTTGGGTAGCGGGGATAATAATTCGAGATCTATCGGCCCAAGTATCTAATTGGCGAGCTAGCCATAGTTTGGAAGAAGAGCTAAAAACTCAGCAAATCGTAGGTATTCGCGGGGTAGATACCCGTTCCCTGGTAAGAAGATTGCGTTCTGCTGGATCTATTTCGGCAGGTATCTTCTCAGGTCCGCTAGCTAAAGCTCCTATTGCAGAGTTGGTTGCCAAGGTTAAAAACCAACCGTCGATGAGTGGTGCGAACCTAACTGCGGATGTGACCACCGCCAAAGCTTATGAGGTTGCCCCGCTAAGTGGGCCAGCCATTGCCACTGTGGTAGCTCTGGATATGGGAATTAAATCAACTACTCCTTATCGTTTTGCCCAACGTGGGATTCGTACCATAGTGGTTCCAGCTGATAGTAGTTTTGCAGAAATCGCAGCTTATAACCCAGATGGAGTTTTTGTTTCCAATGGTCCAGGCGATCCTGCCACTGCTGATTCCACGGTAAAACTAATTCAAGAAGTGCTTAATTCAGATATTCCGTTTTTCGGTATCTGCTTTGGAAATCAGCTGCTAGGAAGAGCTTTAGGAATGAAAACCTATAAGTTGCTCTATGGGCACCGCGGGATAAACGTACCAGTGCGCAATCTAGATACTGGAAAAATCGATATAACTTCCCAAAATCACGGTTTTGCCCTGCAAAGTCCTACGCAGACTCCAGGTGAGAGCTTCGAAACTCCCTATGGCTTAGCTCGTATCACCCATATTTGCTTAAACGATGGGGTAGTAGAAGGCATTGCTTTAAATAGTGGGCGGGCTTTTTCTGTGCAGTATCACCCTGAAGCCGCAGCTGGACCTCATGATGCTGATCCTCTTTTTGATCAATTCATTGCGTTGATGACTAGTTCCACAGCAGCTAAAACCGCAGTTCAGCAGTAA